DNA from Evansella sp. LMS18:
CGCCGCTTCATCAGGCAATCATGGACAGGCTGTTGCCTATATTTCCAAAAAGCTGAATGTTCCAGCCACTGTAGTGGTTCCGGAAGACGCGGCACTATGCAAAATTAATGCGATTTCTTCCTATGGGGCAGGAATTGAAAAATGCGGAACCACTTCTGCCGAGAGGATACCAAAAGCCATGGAACTGGCTGAATCGGAGGGAGGAGTGTTTATTCCTCCATACGATGATCCTTTAGTAATGGCCGGCCAGGGAACAACCGGACTGGAAATTATTGAGGAGCTGGACGACATCGACGCGATCATTGTGCCTGTAGGCGGGGGAGGCCTCCTTTCCGGGATTCTGACCGCCGTTAAGGAAACCAACCCGGCTGTTAAGGTTTACGGAGCGGAACCATTGCTGGCGAATGATACGTTTTTATCTCTCCAGAACCAAAAAATCACTTCCATCCCAACCGCTCCGACAATAGCCGACGGACTAAGGTCTTCTCAGCCTGGGGACATGACTTTCCCTGTATTAATGAAATACCTTGATGACCTGATTTTAGTTAATGAGGATGAAATAAAGCAGTCTTTCTTTTTTGTCCTCGAAAGGCTAAAGCAGCTCATAGAACCTTCAAGTGCAGTTGCGGTTGCCGCAGCTATGTATGGGAAAATTCCTTTAGAAGGGAAGAAGGTAGCTGTAGTTTTGTCAGGAGGAAATGTGGATCTTGGCAGACTTTCCGATTTAATGCCGGAAGATCGCCGTTAACAAAACGATTATAAATGAAGAAGTTCAGTCATACCGGAGGCACGAATGGATACGATTACGCATACTTTTTTAGGGTTAGCAATCTATGGAGCGGTAGATAAACGTAATTTTTCTAAACGGGAAAAAAGGGCTCTTCTTTTTACTGCAGTCGCAGGCAGCCAGATTCCTGATATAGATGTGGTTTCCCAGCTGTGGGATTCA
Protein-coding regions in this window:
- a CDS encoding threonine/serine dehydratase → MISLNDIKQARENISGIIHKTPIIQSEQLSGISGNDVYLKGEHVQKTGSFKIRGASNKVISAVRGGAGKVTAASSGNHGQAVAYISKKLNVPATVVVPEDAALCKINAISSYGAGIEKCGTTSAERIPKAMELAESEGGVFIPPYDDPLVMAGQGTTGLEIIEELDDIDAIIVPVGGGGLLSGILTAVKETNPAVKVYGAEPLLANDTFLSLQNQKITSIPTAPTIADGLRSSQPGDMTFPVLMKYLDDLILVNEDEIKQSFFFVLERLKQLIEPSSAVAVAAAMYGKIPLEGKKVAVVLSGGNVDLGRLSDLMPEDRR